One window of Chroococcidiopsis sp. TS-821 genomic DNA carries:
- a CDS encoding DUF11 domain-containing protein has protein sequence MKSLTFVKFAAIALTTALPFVALPAMQQTVAIAQTVQRQQAQMQLNLAAAKKVVTKDAAGKPQVTWQTLKGNVVVQPGDTLRYTVTSENTSDRAVRNFVVTQPIPKQTTYVLKSATAPSGTKMTYSIDNGKTFVENPTIQVKLPDGKVETRPAPAERYTHIRWQYTTPINAKSTVNASYQVRVR, from the coding sequence ATGAAAAGTTTAACCTTTGTAAAATTTGCGGCGATCGCCTTAACAACTGCCTTACCTTTCGTCGCACTTCCGGCGATGCAACAAACAGTCGCGATCGCTCAAACTGTACAGCGTCAACAAGCCCAAATGCAACTTAATTTGGCTGCTGCAAAGAAAGTTGTTACGAAAGATGCTGCTGGTAAACCGCAAGTTACCTGGCAAACACTCAAAGGTAATGTTGTCGTCCAACCAGGCGATACACTGCGCTACACCGTTACCAGCGAAAATACTAGCGATCGCGCGGTGAGAAACTTTGTCGTCACGCAGCCGATTCCAAAACAAACAACTTACGTTCTCAAGTCAGCGACTGCGCCTAGCGGTACCAAAATGACTTACAGCATCGACAACGGCAAAACTTTTGTAGAAAATCCCACCATTCAAGTCAAGTTACCCGACGGTAAAGTCGAAACTCGTCCCGCACCAGCCGAACGTTACACGCATATTCGCTGGCAATATACTACCCCGATTAATGCTAAATCAACCGTGAATGCTAGTTACCAAGTGCGAGTGCGTTAA